Genomic DNA from Melioribacteraceae bacterium 4301-Me:
TGCAAATTTTTTGAACATAATCTTTAATTATATTTTTATTTATGGTGCATTTGGTATAAAAGGGATGGGATTGGCTGGTGCTGGGGTTGGCTCTACTTTTGCAACATTCTTTGACTGGCTTTTTTATTTTGCTGTTTCGCTGCTACCTAGCTATAGAAAAAAATATCGAATGTTTCATAATTTTAGATTCTTAAAGAGCGTGGCTAATTCAATAATAAAAATTTCTACACCCGTATCTCTTCAAAATATTTTTATACTAATAGGCTTTTTAAGCTTTATTGCAATAACTGGTTTTATTAGCACAACAGCGCAGGCAGCAAGCAATGTAGTTTTTTCAGCTTTATTAATTTCACTAATGCCATGCTTTGGATTTGGTATCGCAGTGCAAACCTTAGTGGGTAATAGTTTAGGAAAAGGTAATATTTTACTTGCCAAACACTTAGGGTATGAAACTAGTAAGTTGGCAACTTTTTACACTATTCTAGTTGGCTTAATTTTTATATTATTACCGAGGTTGATCTTAATTTTAATTACAAATGATAAGCATGTTATAGAAACAGCAGTGCCGGCACTTAGAATTGCTGGTTTTGGACAAATATTTTATTCTGTTGGAGTTGTGTTAGCCAATGGATTACAAGCTGCTGGAAAAACTTTCTATGTGATGATGTCCGAAGTAATTGTTAATTGGTTCGTTTTTGTACCCATTGCTTACCTTTTTGGTGTATTGCTTAAATTTGGATTAACTGGTGCGTGGCTTTCTCTACCTTTTTATGTTATTATTTACTCGGGGGTAATTTTCTTAAAGTTTAACTTTGGCGACTGGACTAAATTTAAAAAGGTATAATCCCTTCATCGGCAAATAAAGTAAGCTAAGTTTTTAGTAAAATAATAAACTTACAAAACCAGAAAAAGCAATTATTAATAAAGACTTTGGTAATTCATTGTGCAAATTAAAATCTACTTATCTGATTAAGGAATTGCTAAAATAGTGATGTTCGTGATTTCATGAGCTTACTTTTTATCTGTTTTAACATAAATTTAACTTGGTAATTGTTTGTCAAAAGCAATAAATACTTGATAATTATGTCTATTAAAAATATATTATCACTATGAAAATCAAATCAATATTTAAAACATTTATAACATTAATAGTCTTTTCAAGTTTATTATTCGCTGGTGCTGAAATAATTAATTTCACTGTCCGTAGTGAAAATGAAAATGTTATTATTTCTTGGCAGTCGATAAGCGAAAATAATTTAAAATATTATGTAATTGAAAGGAGCACTTTCAAAGGTAACTTTGCTGAGATCGCAATCATTTATCCTAACGAAAATAAAACTTATGAGTATGTAGATGCATCTGCCTATAAAGATGCTGATGCGTTATACATTTATCGCCTTAAGATTGTCGATAATGATGGTACAGTTACATATTCAAAAGCAGTTTCCGTTTCTCATAATGTGTCGAGTGTTAAACGTACATGGGGCAGCATAAAAGCATTGTTCAAATAATTTTCTCAGCTGCCTGTGAGCTTTATCTCTCTCAATAAAATTCCATCATATATTTAATGGTAAATTCTACAATCCCAATTTTTTTAGCTAGTAAATCGCCTCGTAGAAAGAAAATCTTATCATTAATTGGAATAAGGTTTAAGACATTATCAATTAAAACTTCTGAAGAGGTGAATGATGGTGAACATCCTGCTCAATTAGTTAAGAGAATTGCAAA
This window encodes:
- a CDS encoding MATE family efflux transporter produces the protein MKFFSLTSEQNYILKLALPAIAGLSTQMLVSLVDAAMVGRLPNAEYYLAAMGLGVLATWAVVSLFSSLATGTHVLTARRYGEKNYEGIGEVLNTSLILSLVIGIVVSLIVVFFSFDIADFFAVDSRVGFYAGEYLHYRFMGIPFFLMTVSYRGFYFGIGKTKIFMYSGVLANFLNIIFNYIFIYGAFGIKGMGLAGAGVGSTFATFFDWLFYFAVSLLPSYRKKYRMFHNFRFLKSVANSIIKISTPVSLQNIFILIGFLSFIAITGFISTTAQAASNVVFSALLISLMPCFGFGIAVQTLVGNSLGKGNILLAKHLGYETSKLATFYTILVGLIFILLPRLILILITNDKHVIETAVPALRIAGFGQIFYSVGVVLANGLQAAGKTFYVMMSEVIVNWFVFVPIAYLFGVLLKFGLTGAWLSLPFYVIIYSGVIFLKFNFGDWTKFKKV